The Eublepharis macularius isolate TG4126 chromosome 3, MPM_Emac_v1.0, whole genome shotgun sequence genome has a window encoding:
- the LOC129326677 gene encoding galectin-1-like yields MANTLLIKNLKKDANSIQVMGNLTRGAKGFTLSLGADASNLLICFKPDLTNGVILCKYKTGGKDGPEMSYPSSSFTPGTAAKMSFSFIGTEVDTQVTVTLPDNTQFQFNSQVNLDYIAYILVEGDFVVQSVTMA; encoded by the exons ATGGCAAAC ACACTGCTCATCAAAAACCTGAAGAAGGATGCCAATTCGATCCAAGTGATGGGGAACTTGACACGAGGAGCCAAGGG CTTTACCCTCAGCCTGGGCGCAGATGCCTCAAACTTGCTGATTTGCTTTAAACCTGACTTAACTAATGGGGTTATTCTGTGCAAGTACAAGACAGGTGGAAAGGATGGTCCCGAGATGTCATATCCTTCATCCTCTTTCACGCCGGGAACAGCAGCCAAG ATGAGTTTCTCCTTTATCGGGACAGAAGTTGACACCCAGGTGACCGTGACCCTGCCTGACAACACTCAGTTTCAATTCAACAGCCAAGTAAATCTGGACTACATAGCTTACATCTTGGTGGAGGGAGACTTCGTGGTCCAATCCGTCACCATGGCGTGA